Proteins encoded together in one Chitinophaga sp. LS1 window:
- a CDS encoding NAD(P)H-dependent oxidoreductase has product MKKIFVINGGQVFGHSGGRFNKTISEATRAFFDKEEGYEVRYTDINDTYVPEKEVENFVWADAVIYHTPVWWFGLPHEFKKYLDVVFTAGQGKGIYRSDGRKAENPAINYGTGGMLHGRKYLVTTSWNAPATAFTLPGEFFLEKSVDEGVLFGFHRMNAFTGMTPLESLHFHDVEKNSDINRDLSRYNDHLQKVFTNN; this is encoded by the coding sequence ATGAAAAAGATCTTCGTGATAAATGGTGGACAGGTATTCGGTCACTCCGGCGGCCGGTTTAATAAAACGATTTCTGAGGCCACCAGGGCCTTCTTCGATAAGGAGGAAGGATATGAAGTACGCTATACCGACATCAACGATACATACGTTCCGGAAAAAGAAGTAGAGAATTTTGTATGGGCAGATGCTGTGATTTATCATACACCTGTATGGTGGTTTGGTCTGCCGCATGAATTTAAGAAATACCTGGATGTAGTTTTCACCGCTGGTCAGGGCAAAGGCATCTATCGCAGCGATGGACGTAAAGCAGAAAATCCTGCTATCAACTATGGTACCGGCGGTATGCTGCATGGCCGCAAATACCTGGTCACAACTTCGTGGAATGCACCTGCTACGGCCTTTACATTACCCGGAGAGTTCTTTCTGGAAAAGTCAGTAGATGAGGGGGTACTCTTTGGGTTTCATCGCATGAATGCCTTTACTGGTATGACTCCGCTGGAAAGTCTGCATTTTCATGACGTAGAAAAGAATTCAGATATTAATAGAGATTTAAGCAGGTATAATGACCATCTGCAAAAAGTATTTACGAATAATTAA
- a CDS encoding LysR family transcriptional regulator: MVNLEWFRTFKTIYETGSLTGAAEALYVSQPGISLHLSSLEAYVGYKLFDRTSRKLIATERGKLLYNYILDALNKLEEAEQHFHRSTEAERPTVSVGMCFETFQFTLEPYLPTLPFNVIIKFGEYPEMLSDLDAGILDLIITPQKGDYPQLKYEAFFKERIVVVGGAKTNTTKFGKLLKADDRSGILDWLKQQTWYGTTGDMEHLRRFWFNNFDKRPDFKPNYIVPNICSILRCLSVGDGIAVVPDFLAKKELEEGKVKLIWEGSKIHENTLYFGTRKKSMYEGEIAKVKEIFLREMVKDEVKGIS; encoded by the coding sequence ATGGTAAATCTCGAATGGTTTAGAACCTTTAAAACTATATATGAGACTGGTAGTCTTACAGGTGCTGCAGAAGCGCTGTACGTGTCACAACCGGGCATCAGTCTGCATCTCAGTTCGCTGGAAGCCTATGTAGGCTATAAGTTGTTTGACAGAACTTCCCGTAAGTTGATTGCCACCGAACGTGGAAAGCTGCTGTACAACTATATTTTAGATGCCCTGAATAAGCTGGAAGAGGCGGAGCAACACTTTCACAGAAGTACTGAAGCGGAAAGGCCCACGGTGAGTGTAGGGATGTGTTTTGAAACCTTTCAGTTTACACTGGAGCCATATCTACCGACCCTGCCGTTTAATGTGATCATTAAATTCGGGGAGTATCCGGAAATGCTGAGCGATCTGGATGCAGGCATTCTCGACCTGATCATTACGCCACAAAAAGGGGATTATCCTCAATTAAAGTATGAGGCATTCTTTAAAGAAAGAATTGTCGTGGTAGGTGGTGCGAAGACGAATACAACTAAGTTCGGAAAACTGCTGAAAGCGGACGACAGATCAGGCATACTGGACTGGCTCAAACAACAGACCTGGTATGGAACAACCGGGGATATGGAACACCTGCGGCGGTTTTGGTTTAATAATTTCGATAAACGACCGGATTTTAAACCGAATTATATCGTGCCGAATATCTGCTCAATCTTACGATGCCTGAGTGTAGGAGATGGGATCGCTGTAGTACCCGATTTTCTGGCTAAAAAGGAGCTGGAAGAGGGCAAGGTGAAATTGATATGGGAAGGGAGCAAAATACACGAAAACACGCTCTATTTTGGCACAAGGAAGAAAAGTATGTATGAGGGTGAGATCGCGAAGGTAAAAGAGATCTTTTTACGTGAGATGGTAAAGGATGAAGTAAAGGGGATCAGCTGA
- a CDS encoding DinB family protein — protein sequence MKLATIYLLAVLLGATSIAKAQSQTEVLVKEWERAKAYTKEYLDAMPDKDYSLKPTPEMRSFADQFLHLTDANYGFISAVSGQKSPVGFGESEKSADKSKAAVTKAVMDGYDFVIASIQKIPAAQLNDKINLFGKFEITKEQAIYKAFEHQTHHRGQATVYLRLAGVTPPQEKLF from the coding sequence ATGAAGTTAGCAACGATCTACCTCCTTGCGGTATTGCTGGGCGCCACCAGCATTGCCAAAGCACAGTCGCAAACCGAAGTCCTGGTAAAAGAATGGGAAAGAGCAAAGGCCTACACCAAAGAATACCTGGATGCGATGCCGGATAAAGACTACAGCCTGAAACCAACCCCTGAAATGCGTTCATTCGCAGACCAGTTCCTCCACCTGACGGATGCAAACTATGGATTTATCTCCGCCGTCAGCGGACAAAAGAGTCCTGTTGGTTTTGGGGAATCAGAAAAATCTGCTGACAAATCCAAAGCAGCTGTAACCAAAGCCGTTATGGACGGGTATGATTTTGTAATTGCAAGTATCCAAAAGATACCGGCTGCTCAGCTGAATGACAAAATTAACCTGTTTGGAAAATTTGAGATCACCAAAGAACAGGCTATTTACAAAGCTTTTGAGCACCAAACACATCACAGAGGCCAGGCCACTGTTTACCTCCGCCTGGCAGGTGTAACACCTCCGCAGGAAAAACTGTTTTAA
- a CDS encoding helix-turn-helix domain-containing protein, whose product MTVPIYKLEQDEFMKDGQFKVYNFEGNYPDRSELLIPHRKDHYLVVLIRTGGRRQWIDMNAIELKKNTVYFTNPQQVIVKEELTQLWSTGIAFTKEFLSLYGNEALLKLPLIVNPYNGYELEMTTEDIIVVEELLQKINVEYRQRGEWQQRMLCAYLTVLLTYLSRRYTEQYKGNDLSSEQILLKRFQAKIDEFYQQYHEVNDYASMLNISAGHLSDVVKGQSGKPAIKHIHDRLIMESRRLLFHTDQPLKDISFQLGFSDTSYFNRFFKRETGLTPATYRDQARAMYQ is encoded by the coding sequence ATGACAGTACCTATTTATAAGCTGGAGCAGGACGAGTTCATGAAGGATGGCCAATTTAAAGTCTACAATTTTGAAGGCAATTATCCGGACCGCTCAGAATTACTGATCCCTCATCGCAAAGATCATTATTTAGTTGTCCTGATCCGAACCGGGGGCCGCCGTCAGTGGATAGATATGAACGCTATCGAACTGAAGAAGAATACGGTTTATTTTACTAACCCACAGCAGGTGATTGTAAAAGAGGAGCTAACGCAATTATGGAGTACGGGGATTGCTTTTACAAAGGAATTTTTATCCCTGTATGGAAATGAAGCTTTATTAAAACTGCCCTTGATTGTAAATCCTTATAACGGGTATGAGCTGGAAATGACCACAGAGGATATAATCGTTGTAGAAGAATTATTGCAGAAGATCAATGTCGAGTACAGGCAACGGGGAGAATGGCAGCAACGTATGCTATGTGCCTACCTCACCGTATTGCTCACATACCTGAGCAGACGCTATACGGAACAATATAAAGGCAATGACCTTAGCAGTGAGCAAATATTATTAAAACGCTTTCAGGCAAAGATTGATGAATTTTATCAGCAATATCATGAAGTGAATGATTACGCATCCATGCTTAATATTTCTGCCGGGCATTTAAGTGACGTCGTTAAGGGGCAAAGTGGCAAGCCTGCCATCAAGCATATTCATGATCGCCTGATCATGGAATCCAGACGTTTATTATTTCACACAGATCAGCCACTGAAGGATATTTCCTTCCAGCTTGGTTTCTCGGACACTTCTTATTTTAACCGGTTTTTTAAACGCGAAACCGGCCTCACTCCTGCTACTTATCGTGACCAGGCAAGGGCCATGTATCAATAA
- a CDS encoding phage tail protein codes for MDGYIGEIRAFGFNFVPTGWLPCDGSTLQIQQQSILFSVIGNRFGGNGTTNYMLPDLRGVTLVGVNTAQSGYNTPGITGGSENVTLTVSTIPAHNHQIGAVTRSSAAQLTQATNVPAPTAYLTNAYSTGLSLGIIAYADTANGTLNPQSISTAGGSQAHNNMSPYLAMTYCICVEGEYPQHP; via the coding sequence ATGGATGGTTACATTGGCGAAATCAGAGCATTTGGCTTTAATTTTGTACCTACTGGCTGGCTTCCTTGTGATGGAAGCACGCTCCAGATTCAACAACAATCTATCCTCTTCTCCGTTATCGGTAATCGATTTGGAGGGAACGGAACAACAAATTACATGCTTCCGGATCTAAGAGGTGTAACGCTCGTTGGTGTAAATACTGCACAAAGCGGATATAACACCCCAGGCATTACCGGAGGATCTGAAAATGTAACACTCACGGTGAGCACTATTCCGGCGCACAATCACCAGATAGGTGCAGTTACACGTTCAAGTGCAGCTCAATTAACACAGGCAACGAATGTGCCGGCACCCACTGCTTATCTTACCAATGCTTACTCCACAGGCCTTAGTCTGGGTATTATTGCTTATGCAGATACTGCCAACGGTACGCTGAACCCTCAGAGTATTTCGACTGCAGGCGGCAGTCAGGCACATAACAATATGTCGCCCTACCTGGCCATGACTTATTGTATCTGTGTGGAAGGCGAATATCCACAACACCCCTGA
- a CDS encoding phage tail protein, whose translation MENYLGEIRAFSYGRAPRGWVPCNGQLLPLAQNQALFALLGIYYGGNGTTNFQLPNLNGRSIVGTGTSKSGSNYPIGQAAGTESVTLNSNELPLHNHLVRTKSAYDVGSPSTNFLGNPDIKGTSPVANKATVNLYAASAGTLTQMGPCITQAGNNQPHENRQPYLVINYCIATQGIYPSRQ comes from the coding sequence ATGGAAAATTATCTCGGAGAGATTCGTGCATTTAGTTATGGCCGGGCACCAAGAGGTTGGGTTCCCTGCAACGGCCAACTTTTACCGCTTGCACAAAACCAGGCTTTATTTGCCTTACTGGGCATATATTATGGGGGCAACGGCACCACCAACTTCCAATTACCTAACTTAAACGGCAGAAGTATTGTTGGTACCGGTACCAGCAAAAGTGGTAGTAATTATCCTATAGGTCAGGCTGCTGGCACTGAATCGGTAACACTTAATTCCAACGAGCTCCCCTTACACAATCACCTCGTTCGTACCAAAAGTGCTTATGATGTAGGTTCGCCGTCAACCAACTTCCTGGGAAATCCTGACATAAAAGGTACATCGCCTGTGGCCAATAAAGCGACGGTCAACTTATATGCTGCGAGTGCAGGCACTTTGACACAGATGGGTCCCTGTATTACACAGGCAGGTAATAACCAACCTCACGAAAACAGGCAGCCATACCTGGTGATCAATTATTGCATTGCCACACAAGGCATATACCCATCCAGGCAATAA
- a CDS encoding phage tail protein, with product MDNYLGEIRVFAGNYAPIGWSICNGSLLSISENEALFTLIGTTYGGNGSTNFALPNLQQRIAYGQGTLQGGATYTMGENAGLANVTLLTTQIPSHTHNLMASTSNATTGEPNNGFLANTNGTTSTPPPPTPYPDVKLYTALPLPSGASAPNVTLDPTAMTVTGSSLPHDNQMPYVTINFIIALVGIYPSFS from the coding sequence ATGGATAATTACCTCGGAGAAATCAGAGTTTTTGCCGGCAATTATGCACCTATTGGCTGGTCAATTTGCAATGGGAGTCTGCTCTCAATCAGTGAAAATGAGGCATTGTTCACCCTTATCGGCACCACTTACGGTGGTAATGGCAGCACCAATTTTGCATTGCCGAACCTGCAGCAGAGAATAGCTTATGGCCAGGGCACACTGCAGGGAGGGGCTACCTATACAATGGGTGAAAATGCCGGTTTAGCCAATGTAACATTGCTCACTACCCAGATACCTTCGCATACACACAATCTGATGGCAAGTACCAGCAATGCTACTACCGGTGAACCTAACAATGGGTTCCTCGCCAATACGAATGGTACTACCAGCACGCCACCACCGCCTACTCCCTACCCGGATGTAAAACTGTATACGGCGCTGCCATTGCCATCAGGAGCATCAGCACCAAATGTAACGCTGGATCCTACTGCGATGACGGTCACTGGTAGTTCGTTACCGCACGATAACCAGATGCCTTATGTCACCATTAATTTTATCATCGCATTGGTGGGTATATATCCTAGCTTCTCTTAA
- a CDS encoding formyltransferase family protein: MTIGIISSSDQFLPLAYTLANNNLQVCIFFAPGQDAYVNQKVNTLAAHFAMATGDVYNWLEQCKPTVVFVYGYPHLLDVSKFTMPVFNIHAGSLPAFRGPAPVFWQLKKGMPQLCLSIHVLTNRFDAGPVVWVKNIPDQPHYNYALVHQIFSQVVIEGVFFILQALAAGMPLPDLPAAGPAAYQKRPVAKDVLIDWNTMSATEICNLIRACNPWNKGAATRLNGQEIKLMDGMQSVMTTTLPPGSIVSEGLIAVKDGHCIQVNMLALEDIFVPAYHAEYYGIKQGLILQ; encoded by the coding sequence ATGACAATAGGAATTATTTCGTCCAGTGATCAGTTTCTGCCACTGGCATACACACTTGCAAATAACAATTTGCAGGTGTGTATCTTTTTTGCACCCGGGCAGGATGCATATGTCAACCAAAAAGTGAATACGCTTGCTGCACATTTTGCAATGGCAACCGGTGATGTATATAACTGGCTGGAACAATGTAAACCAACAGTGGTGTTTGTATATGGATATCCGCACCTGTTGGATGTGAGCAAATTCACTATGCCTGTCTTTAATATTCATGCAGGTTCACTCCCGGCTTTCCGGGGACCAGCGCCTGTATTCTGGCAATTGAAAAAGGGGATGCCACAACTCTGCCTTAGCATACATGTACTAACTAACAGGTTTGATGCAGGGCCTGTGGTCTGGGTAAAAAATATTCCCGATCAGCCACATTATAATTATGCATTGGTGCACCAGATATTTAGCCAGGTGGTGATTGAAGGCGTCTTCTTTATATTACAGGCACTAGCTGCGGGAATGCCACTACCAGATCTGCCTGCTGCCGGACCTGCTGCTTACCAAAAACGGCCCGTGGCAAAGGATGTGCTGATTGATTGGAATACCATGTCTGCCACTGAAATTTGTAACCTGATCCGGGCATGCAATCCATGGAATAAAGGTGCGGCTACCAGGTTGAACGGGCAGGAAATAAAACTGATGGATGGTATGCAAAGTGTTATGACAACTACATTACCACCGGGGAGTATAGTCAGCGAAGGATTGATTGCTGTAAAGGATGGTCATTGTATACAGGTCAATATGCTGGCGCTGGAAGATATCTTTGTGCCGGCATATCATGCGGAATATTATGGAATTAAACAAGGACTCATTTTGCAATGA
- a CDS encoding asparagine synthetase B family protein, protein MSAIFGIINKKCNPLEPAVVQRISKVLQHRAIDGMDVWTDQYIALAYCKLAMNETERQQTMPFVTEELVMIADLRIDNRGILLQETAAPADCSDVVLLLHAWNKWEKAFVQHLEGEFAICIWDKIRQQCFLATDHIGFRALYYYDSPEVFIFCSEQKGVEAFKPSPPRFNEVSLIEYYFRQSCPTATYDADVWTLCGGNILVLANGIMTIRKYWEPVGGRYRFKKDKDWHECLKELIYEAVSNRLNTDKPVGITLSGGLDSSVLACILSEVLQKKNKPLYAFSAILPEKHHSEEEDERTYIDVIGSHCHNLIQTYVTASSYGPFDGIEAAFERDETFPNVFYYMDHAILESAKEKQIGLLYTGFGGDHWVSWKGNPVIYNMVKSGRFLGALKLMKEFANKEGKKVSHIIKRELIAKVAKGKKGDEVQAPFLQEMFFQKYSRDLSFSSVDDIRAHMCDNLRNGRTGLFPAMLAKRNERFGMQSAVPLLDKKVMEFMIDVPMHLFVKGGYKRSFIRHAMQGIVPGEVLWRKDKGMYSPDYISRVHRHEDYIKAVDKQSIAFQRYLSGDGLTFNHANRKDTAILRTSQSVIASEILTALAQKGYKIP, encoded by the coding sequence ATGAGTGCCATATTCGGTATTATTAACAAAAAGTGCAACCCACTGGAGCCGGCAGTAGTTCAACGTATCAGTAAAGTTTTGCAACACCGGGCTATAGATGGAATGGATGTCTGGACCGATCAATATATCGCCCTGGCCTATTGCAAATTGGCCATGAATGAGACAGAACGACAGCAAACTATGCCCTTTGTAACAGAAGAACTGGTGATGATTGCTGATTTACGGATTGATAACCGGGGGATACTCCTACAGGAAACAGCTGCTCCGGCAGACTGTTCGGATGTTGTATTGCTTCTACATGCCTGGAACAAATGGGAGAAAGCATTTGTGCAGCACCTGGAAGGTGAATTTGCTATTTGTATATGGGATAAGATCAGGCAACAATGCTTTCTTGCCACAGACCATATTGGTTTTCGCGCGTTATATTATTACGATTCCCCAGAGGTATTTATATTCTGTAGCGAACAAAAAGGAGTGGAAGCCTTCAAACCTTCTCCTCCAAGATTCAACGAGGTGAGCCTGATTGAATACTACTTCAGGCAATCGTGCCCAACAGCCACCTATGATGCCGATGTATGGACCCTGTGTGGTGGAAATATACTGGTACTGGCTAATGGCATAATGACTATCCGCAAATACTGGGAGCCTGTAGGTGGTCGCTATCGGTTTAAGAAAGACAAAGACTGGCATGAATGCCTGAAAGAACTGATATATGAAGCGGTGAGCAATAGGCTGAATACAGATAAACCTGTTGGCATTACCTTGAGTGGTGGCCTCGACTCATCTGTCCTTGCCTGCATACTATCCGAAGTATTGCAGAAAAAGAATAAACCGCTTTATGCTTTTTCTGCAATATTGCCCGAAAAGCATCATTCGGAAGAAGAAGATGAGCGTACATATATAGATGTGATCGGCAGTCACTGTCACAACCTTATCCAAACATATGTAACAGCCTCTTCCTATGGCCCATTTGATGGTATTGAAGCCGCTTTTGAACGGGACGAAACATTTCCTAACGTATTCTATTATATGGATCATGCGATCCTGGAAAGCGCAAAAGAAAAACAAATTGGCTTATTATATACTGGTTTTGGTGGCGATCACTGGGTCTCCTGGAAAGGTAATCCCGTTATCTACAACATGGTTAAGAGCGGTCGCTTTTTGGGTGCTTTGAAACTGATGAAGGAGTTCGCCAACAAAGAAGGGAAGAAGGTTTCCCATATCATCAAACGGGAATTGATAGCGAAGGTTGCAAAAGGGAAAAAGGGGGATGAGGTACAGGCACCATTTCTGCAGGAAATGTTTTTTCAAAAGTATAGCAGGGACCTGTCCTTCTCATCAGTAGATGACATCCGTGCGCATATGTGCGACAACCTCCGGAATGGCAGAACCGGCTTATTTCCTGCCATGCTTGCAAAACGTAATGAACGGTTTGGTATGCAGAGTGCAGTACCGCTACTGGACAAAAAAGTCATGGAATTTATGATAGATGTTCCCATGCATTTGTTTGTAAAAGGAGGATATAAAAGAAGCTTCATTCGCCATGCCATGCAGGGAATAGTGCCAGGGGAAGTATTGTGGAGAAAGGATAAGGGCATGTATTCGCCTGACTATATATCACGTGTTCACAGGCATGAAGACTATATCAAAGCAGTTGATAAACAAAGCATTGCATTCCAGCGTTACCTGTCCGGAGATGGATTGACTTTCAATCATGCAAACAGAAAAGACACAGCTATTCTGAGGACAAGCCAGTCTGTAATAGCCAGTGAAATTCTGACTGCATTAGCACAAAAAGGATACAAAATACCTTAA
- a CDS encoding lasso peptide biosynthesis B2 protein: MNKKDMRMFTEAWLLLALARTMLLFLPFRKLAPILGKKSLPAPENEYLYHDKNDKLLRIGKAILRAGKRSPWRTECFEQALAGKLMLKFRRMTSTVFFGVSKNKQKGKFNAHAWLQCGNYIVTGYKHLEQFTVIACFKS, from the coding sequence ATGAATAAAAAAGACATGAGAATGTTTACTGAAGCCTGGTTGTTGCTGGCATTGGCCAGAACAATGCTCTTGTTTTTGCCCTTCAGAAAACTAGCCCCCATTCTTGGTAAGAAATCCCTCCCTGCTCCTGAAAATGAATACCTGTATCATGACAAGAATGATAAGCTGCTTCGCATAGGCAAAGCTATTCTGCGTGCCGGAAAACGGTCTCCCTGGCGTACTGAATGCTTTGAACAGGCGCTGGCCGGAAAATTGATGCTCAAATTCCGTCGTATGACGAGTACCGTTTTTTTTGGCGTGAGCAAAAACAAACAGAAAGGTAAGTTCAACGCACATGCCTGGTTACAATGCGGCAATTATATTGTAACAGGTTATAAACATTTAGAACAATTTACTGTTATTGCTTGTTTCAAAAGTTGA
- a CDS encoding PqqD family protein, with protein MNQEDIIRRNDENFMISHLGDEVVLMDIQQGHYININPVGSVIWEKLAAPVTIKDLIKSLVEEFDISTAQCEGDTLKFLQKLRQHHMLNIQ; from the coding sequence ATGAACCAGGAAGATATAATCCGCAGAAATGATGAAAACTTTATGATCAGTCACCTGGGAGATGAAGTTGTATTAATGGACATTCAACAGGGACATTATATTAATATAAATCCGGTGGGCAGCGTGATATGGGAAAAACTGGCGGCACCTGTAACTATAAAGGATCTGATCAAATCGCTGGTAGAAGAGTTTGATATTTCTACCGCACAATGTGAAGGGGATACCCTGAAGTTTTTGCAAAAATTACGTCAGCACCATATGCTAAATATACAATAA
- a CDS encoding nucleotidyltransferase family protein, whose protein sequence is MEIDAISQTYSPEIACVILCCRVFIKTAAVTDLEHFVAHGDIDWEEVYRVATLHRVRPIVYRVLNNTHLPESTLIRFRNYCHALSVFAFERQIESARIQQVLGQQEIPVRMYKGLDFTKVVYGGDISLREFTDMDMMIAPGQLSAMVNVMKAEGYVCSQVEYLRRFPTDFVTNKKDICFYKRSPLGRLFGFEFHYRPTNFMMDQSLGFDELLGKDSSPFTHEQYYRLMVLNHGASDYYPNLRSLVDIVMLSQDRVMDVPPKLRRYERLGQELTSQLLNCPAPAGPADRTLLKCATLITEWQLTATPRTNWERIYMHIRFSPSILHKLRSMARAVCYFALPNERDINNVQLPSFKLYYLAKIIRLLNISGRFKKVFSWS, encoded by the coding sequence ATGGAGATTGATGCAATCAGCCAAACCTATTCTCCTGAAATAGCCTGTGTCATTCTATGTTGCAGAGTATTTATTAAAACAGCTGCCGTAACAGATCTGGAGCATTTTGTAGCGCATGGTGATATTGACTGGGAAGAAGTGTACCGGGTAGCAACTTTGCACCGGGTACGTCCTATCGTTTACAGAGTGTTGAATAATACCCATCTTCCCGAATCAACCTTAATCAGGTTTCGAAATTATTGTCATGCACTATCTGTATTTGCTTTTGAACGGCAGATAGAGTCCGCACGTATTCAGCAGGTATTGGGCCAGCAGGAAATTCCGGTAAGGATGTATAAAGGACTGGATTTTACAAAGGTAGTATATGGTGGAGATATCAGTTTGCGTGAATTCACGGATATGGATATGATGATTGCCCCCGGGCAACTATCCGCCATGGTAAACGTAATGAAGGCAGAAGGATATGTATGTAGCCAGGTTGAATATTTACGACGCTTCCCTACAGATTTTGTAACAAACAAAAAAGACATTTGTTTTTATAAGCGGAGCCCGTTGGGGCGGTTATTTGGATTTGAGTTCCACTATCGACCCACTAATTTCATGATGGATCAATCTCTTGGATTCGATGAGTTGCTTGGGAAAGACTCCTCTCCTTTTACCCACGAGCAATATTACAGACTGATGGTGTTAAATCATGGTGCCAGTGATTATTATCCGAATCTAAGATCCCTGGTTGATATAGTCATGTTGTCTCAGGACCGGGTGATGGATGTGCCACCAAAGTTACGACGTTATGAACGCCTTGGGCAGGAATTAACTTCGCAGTTGTTGAATTGTCCGGCACCGGCGGGTCCGGCGGACAGAACGCTGCTTAAATGTGCCACTCTGATTACTGAATGGCAACTGACCGCCACACCCCGTACTAATTGGGAGAGAATCTATATGCATATACGGTTTAGTCCATCTATTCTCCACAAACTCCGGTCAATGGCAAGGGCGGTGTGTTACTTCGCTTTACCCAATGAGAGGGATATTAACAACGTTCAACTACCTTCATTTAAGCTATATTATCTAGCCAAAATAATTCGATTGCTGAACATCTCCGGGAGATTTAAGAAAGTTTTTAGCTGGAGTTGA
- a CDS encoding SDR family oxidoreductase, whose protein sequence is MKTVLITGANKSIGFETARQLLKLGYYVYLGCRDMEKGEQAVHKLRDEGLDQVETLLIDVDNLSSIQAARAKVTKLDVLINNAGISGGMPQSSTKTDINVFRQVFETNFFGVIEVTQAFIDLLKQSAAPRIVNVTSGLGSLNCQSDPNYVHYQVKPVTYVSSKAAMNAYTIVLAYELRDTAFKVNAVDPCYTATDFNNHSGPGTVKDAAARVVKAAELGQDGLTGQFFSDDNAPETGVSPW, encoded by the coding sequence ATGAAAACAGTATTGATAACAGGAGCAAATAAGAGTATTGGTTTTGAAACGGCCAGGCAGTTATTGAAATTAGGGTATTATGTATACCTGGGGTGTCGGGATATGGAGAAGGGAGAGCAGGCAGTACACAAACTTCGCGATGAAGGATTGGATCAGGTGGAAACCTTGCTGATTGATGTAGATAATCTATCATCTATACAGGCGGCGCGAGCTAAGGTGACTAAGCTGGATGTATTAATTAATAATGCCGGTATAAGTGGAGGAATGCCCCAGAGTAGTACAAAGACGGATATCAATGTCTTCAGACAGGTATTTGAAACGAACTTCTTTGGAGTGATAGAAGTAACACAGGCGTTTATAGATCTGCTGAAACAGTCGGCTGCGCCACGTATTGTGAATGTGACATCGGGGTTAGGTTCTTTGAACTGTCAGAGTGATCCGAATTATGTACATTACCAGGTGAAGCCGGTGACGTATGTATCTTCTAAGGCTGCGATGAATGCTTATACAATTGTGTTGGCGTATGAACTAAGGGATACAGCGTTTAAGGTAAACGCGGTGGATCCTTGTTATACGGCTACGGATTTTAATAATCATAGTGGTCCGGGAACAGTGAAGGATGCAGCAGCGAGAGTGGTAAAAGCAGCGGAGTTAGGGCAGGATGGATTGACAGGGCAGTTTTTTAGTGATGATAATGCGCCGGAAACAGGGGTAAGTCCATGGTAA